The sequence below is a genomic window from Lepus europaeus isolate LE1 chromosome 20, mLepTim1.pri, whole genome shotgun sequence.
agagagctggattggaagagaagtagctgggacttgaaccagcccccataggccacagcgccagccttgaatagattttttttttaaaatctgatgcaAGATCCAGCTCAGGTTCAGGTCCATCTAGTTGCCAAGCCTCTTTTGTGTCccaaactctgtttttttttttttaaactctttccCTAGATCGCAAATATTTCCAGCCTCCCGAAGAGATTCAGGCtggtgggtgggaggaggtgcCATTGCCTGGGTTTTGATGTTTGAGGAAAGAAATGATGGTGCCTAATGGGATCCTGAAGCCTTGGGAGAATTTTTGGAACGTTGCATTTGACTTTGAAATGCTAGCGCCTCCTAGTGACTGATTTTGAATGTGCTCCACAGAAGAGTCGAGAATCCTTCTCGCTGAGGTTGACGCTGATCAGTGCCAAACAGTGGGACACTGAAGCAGCTCTcagggcggggacccccacccttCACCCCTGGCGTTCGTCTCACTCCCACCCCCTGCAGCTCCAGACACTCCGAGCCTGCTCCCCTGGACGTAGGATTGTGCTTTGTGTCTTCTTGTCTTTGCACCTGCCCTTCTCAttgtctttccctcttttaaTTTACAGAAATCGCGATATAGCTTATATTCTGGGAAATACACATGTCTTTAaaagttattgatttatttcaaagtggatagagagaaagagacagacggGCAGAGATCTTcttcccactggttcattctccaaatgccaacagcccaggctgaagggccaagatgaagccaggagccaggagtttcttccaggtctcccatgcgggtgcaggggcccaagcacttggcccatcttctactgctttcccaggtcatagcagagagctggattggaagagggacagccagcacttgaaccagcgcccatatgggatgctggcactgcaggtggcagctttacccgctaggccaacTCCGGCCACAactctgagtctttttttttttttttttacaggcagagtggatagtgagagagagagagacagagagaaaggtcttcctttgccgttggttcaccctccaatggccgccgcggctggtgcaccgcgctgatccgaagccaggagccaggtgcttctcctggtctcccatggggtgcagggcccaagcacttgggccatcctccactgcagtccccggccacagcagagagctggcctggaagaggggcaaccgggacagaatccggcgccccgaccaggactagaacccggtgtgccggcgccgcaggtgtaggattagcctattgagccgcggcgccggccaactctgaGTCTTAATCCAAAGATACATTAAGACCAATATCCCTGCAAAGATAAATAATGACAGGGGTGCATTATTCCCCCTGAACTCCTGAACTGAGTAATTGTAACTCTTGTGCCTATTGGTGACGACAATGAAAGCTTTATAACGGCAGCGTCTTAGGTGGCCCCGAGGCCCTGAGGTTTGGTCCACAATGAGATCCACGGTCTCACATCTCAAATCTGTAATCTGAGACAACAAAAATAATCCATGGGTGGACTGAGTAGCTTGAGACATCTGAGTGACAGCTCTCTCCTTCTATAGCAAATACAAATGGTGACCATAGGGGTGGCATTTGAGCATCGGGTGTAGCAGCTGAGCACTGCTTGTGACCCCAGCACCCCATACTACAGTGCTTAGGGTTGAGTCCTgatcctgctaacgcagaccctaggaggcagcaggtgatggctcaaggggttgggtccctgccccccaagtgaaagacttagattgagttcctgactcgaGGCTTtgagctgacccagccctggctgttggcatttggggagtgaagcagtgaatgggagatctgtctctttctttcctgcCTCTCACTCActgcctgccttccaaataaatgcagTCAACAAATAGGACCCAAACAAAGAGCCTTCCCAGAACCATCAAGGACTGCGACTTTCACAGCCTCACTgttggcaccagcccctgggttCCTTTTCTTGCTTGCATTTCAAAGGTAGGATCCCAGATGCAGTCAGGAATGTGTAAGAATGAGATGCAAGGCAGGGCACTGGTCAGTGGCTGTCTTGGTCTCTTTTCTGTTGCTAACAGCTCAATGCTACAATGCTTGCAAGctataaagaaaaagagatttattctGGTTTACAATTCTAGAGGTACAATGTCAAGGGGATGCACTGGTGAGGGTCTTATTTTTGGTAAGTTTCCAAGACAACACAAGGCATCACATGGTGAGATACAGGGACCATGTGTGTATGAGCTCTCTGGtctccatttccttccttccttccttccttccttccttccttccttccttccttcctccctccctccctccctccctccctccctcccttccttccttccttccttccttcctttataaaaaagatttgtttctttgaaggtcggagttacagagagaaaaggggagaaagagagatatcccatctgctggttcactccccagatggctgcaatggctggggctgggccatgctgaagccaggagcttcttccagatctcccacgtggatggcaggagtcaagaactggggccatcttccgcttctttttcaggtgcattagcaggaagctgggttggaagtggagcagccagcattcatcccatatgggatgccagtgtggcccgtggtggctttattcactatgccacaagcCAGCCCCCTCCATTTTCTTGTAAAGCCATCAGGATGCAATCACAGGGGCTCCATCTTGATGACCCTCACTTATCTAACCCTAATTACCTGCCCAAgccccacctctaaacaccacCGTCAGGTTAGCTTTTTCACAATGCGGTATTAAACAACAATGTAAGTCTTAGAATGGACAAGCTATATTCAAACAATAGCAGTGGCCAAAATGTCCTCAACCTGGGATTAATCTCTGTGATTGaattggtattcttttttttttaaatctgagagtcagggtgagagagagggagagggagagggagagggagagggagagggagagggagagagagagagagagagagagagagaaggagagagagagaaggagagagagagagagggagagggagagggagagagagagaaggagagagagagagaaggagagagagaggagagagagagagaggagagagagagagagagagggagagggagagggagagagagagaaggagagagagagagagagagagagagagagagagagagagagagagagagagagaatttctcatcctctggttcattgtccaagtgtttgggccaggGGCAAAGTtgagaacctggaactcaatccaggtctcctgcaagaATGACAAGGACTTAACTACtcggaccatcacctgctgcctcccagggcctgcatcagtgggaagctggactcaggagcaagAACCAGGACTTGACCCCATGTGCTCCAATATGCCACGTGGATGCCCCAACTGCTAggttggatgctggcacttggaTTGGCATTCATATAGTAAAAATCTTCATGTCCTGAGACTGAACAAATCTTACTCGTTTTCTGAAAACACacatgcccccacccccagtgagACAGGAGGAAGGCAGCCAGACAGATTTGGTAAGTCTTGTACAGCATGGAATGGCAATGAAAGGAAAATGCcagctatgggggggggggccctcGGGAAAGCATGAGGTCACCTCTTTGACCTGAGGTCCGCCCTGCCAAGGACTTTGACCAAAGCCATTCGAACTTCTCTATTCCTCAAGCTGTAGATGAGGGGGTTGAGTGTGGGAGTGATGAGACTGTAGAAGAGAGAGACGACATTGTCCCGCTGTGGCGTGTGGTAGGCACCTGGCACCATGTACATGAACACGGCTGCCCCATAAAAGAGCCCCACCACGGTGATGTGTGAGGAGCACGTGGTGAAGGCCTTGTGTCGGGCCTCTGTTGAGTGCATTTGGAGAACGGCTCTCAGCACGAGGCCGTAGGAAGTGGCGATGAGAGAACTAGGCAGCAGCAAGATCAGCACCCCGGAGATGGACAGCGACAACTGGTAGTCAGAGATGTCAGCGCAAGCGAGTTTCAGCAGGGCTGGCAGCTCGCAGAAGAAGTGGTCCACGGTGCGTGAGGCACAATAGGGGAACTGCAGGGTGATGGCGGTCTGGATGGAGGCCACGAGCACGCCCGAGAGCCACGAGGTGCCCACCATGAACAGGCACACCCGACGTCTCATGAGCACGGGATAGCGCAGGGGGTGGCACACAGCGACGTAGCGATCGTAAGACATGAGGGACAGCAGGACACCTTCAGAGACACCCATCAGCATCAGGAAGAACATCTGAGCTGCGCAACCTCCGAAGGAGATGGAGCTGCGTCCCTGCAGGAAGTTGGCCGCCATCTTGGGGATGGTGACCAGTGGAAATCCGACATCCAACAGAGAAAGTTGGCTGAGCAGGAAATACATGGGCGTGTGAAGCCTGGAGTCTGTGCAGATCAGGAAGAGCAGAATGGTGTTACCCAGCAGACCCATGGTGAACATGGCGGCCACAAGGGAGAATAGGATGAGGTGTGGCCCCGTGTGGCCGAAGAGTCCCACGAGACTAAAACCTGAGCTCACTGAATGATTTGATTCTCCCATCCTCCAAGAAGCACCATTCACCTGCAGGAAGAACAGGGAGTTTGGTAAGGACTCTCAATAggaatgatttttatctttttttttttaaagatttattttatttatttgagaggcagagagaaagagagagagagagagagagagagagagagagagagagagagagagagagagaacccacttccatctgcttgttcactccccaaatggccacgatggctggggctgggccaggttgagactaggagccgggagcttattctgggtctcccacatgggtgcaggggcctaagcacttggaccactgtccactgctttcctaggcacattagcagggagctggatcagaagtggagcagccaagaatcaaaccagtgcccatatgggatgctggtgcttcaggtggtggcttaacccactaagccacaatactggcccccaaaatttacatatttaagagagagagacgccggcgccgcggctcactaggctaatcctccgccttgcggcgctggcacaccgggttctagtcctggtcggggcaccggtcctgtcccggttgcctctcttccaggccagctctctgctatggcccgggagtgcagtggaggatggcccaagtccttgggtcctgcaccccatgggagaccaggagaagcacctggctcctgccatcggatcagcgcggtgcgccggctgcagcgcgccaaccgcggcggctattggagggtgaaccaacggcaaaggaagacctttctctctctctctcactgtccactctgcctgtcaaaaataaaattaaaaaaaaaaaaaacgagagagagacacacacagagagattttctatctgctgattcactgccccaaaggcctgcaacagctcgGGCTgaacctagaactcagtctgagtctcctatgtgggtagcaaggaaAGAACAACTCAAgtccccacctgctgcttctgcgtgcagtagaaggaagctggaattggacgtggagctgggactcagacccagaagtctgatatgggatgcgggtgtcccaggcagctgaTACACAGAACAGGTGCACCCGTGGTCTGTTCTGGTCAGGGTACAGGGCAGCAACACGATGCCCTGCTTTTGCCACTTCTGTATACAAGTCTTGCTTTCACCTTCTAGGTAAGCACAGGCTGCCAGCAGGATCAGGAGGCACAAGCCAGCCCCAGCAGAATGCCAGAGCACTCACTCGGGGCCAAGGCGTAGGTGGGATGTTAAGGACATTAAACACACAGTAGGAACTTGCTCAACATGATAAGGGATGATAAGATTggatcaggggctggcgctgtggcatagcgggtaaagctgctgcctgcagtgtccgcatcccatatggacgccggttcaccttccggctgctcctcttccaatccagctctctgctatggcctgggaaagcagtagaagatggcccaagtccttgggccctgcacccacttgggagaccttgatagaactcctggctcctggcttcggactgatgcagctccagccgttgcggtcatcttgggagtgaaccagcagatggaagacctctctctctctctctctctcgatctctctctctctctcgatctctcgatctctctgcctctccctctctctctgtgtaacttagactttcaaatacataaataactctttaaaaaagattggaTTAAAAATTAAGTCCAGAACACAGGGAAACCGGCTTGGATCTCTTGGAttagagaaggaaagaagcaaaATTTGGGAAGAATCAGAGATGGGATGATATTTAGGATATGGATCTAAGATGTCCACAGGTGAGGGACATATGGATGACAGAGGTTGGAACCGAATGTCCCGAGGGAGGGGGTTGTTCAGAACACCAGCCAGCTCTCGGAGGCTTGATTTTGTAGAGTGGATTTGAGGCCATTATGCTTTACATGTGTTAACTACTCAACAAGACTGTTGTGTGAACGCTGTGGATTTCTCCAACCCACTAAGCATCCTTGACCTTCTCAACCCTCACGCTGTCCTGGAGAACTGTTCACACACGTCACCCCCAACACTAAGAACACCTGTGTTCAAGGGGCAGTTGTAGCCATCACTAAGGAAACACAGAGTAGAATACAGAGATGTAGGGAGAAgctggccttttttttcttttttctttttccttttctttctttctttttttttttgacaggcagagtggacagtgagagagagagacagagagagaaaggtcttccttttgccgttggttcaccctccaatggctgccgcggctggcgcgctgtggctggtgcaccgcgctgatccgatggcaggagccaggtgcttctcctggtctcccatggggtgcagggcccaagcacctgggccatcctccactgcactcccgggccacagcagagagctggcctagaagaggggcaaccgggacagaatccggcgccccaaccaggactagaacccagtgtgctgccgccgcaaggcggaggattagcctagtgagctgtggcgccggccagaagctGGCCTTTTAAGACCAGGAATGGTCAACCTTGGAGAGAGCCAGCAGAAATCTTCTTTACCAGGTATCCAAAGGAGCTGGGTTACCTAGAGGCCAGGGAGGTTCATGGTTGAGGGGATTTCCACTAAGGACACTCTGGTGTCCAAGTATGTGTTGATCTTTATCTTGGATATCTTCAGGCACCTCTGACTTGGTTCCCTCTAATCATGAAACTTGTTTAAGAATTTTCACCACACCTGtctacttcctccctctctccatctgtatttGTTTGTATTGCTCACCTCGATGCCACACTGAAGTTGGAAATTCATAccttcctggggccggtgctctgacgcagcaggttaagcctgcagtgccggatcccatatgagtgccagttcaagtgccggatgccccacttctggtccaggtccctgttaacgcacctgggaatgcagcagaagatggcccaagtccctgggtccctgaacccatgtgggagacccggatgaagctcctggctcctggctttggcctggcccagccttggtggttgcagccatttggtgagtgaaccagcagatggacgatctctctccttctctgtctgtaactctgcctttcaaataaagataaataatttttttaaaaaaagatcttcttAAATTATGACTCAGCCTACTTTTTGTCCCATCAGGGTCCGTCATTATACTGTCCTCAgatattgatttattaatttattaatgcaATGAAATTTCATGAGGCTGTGTCTCAGTCACTGAAGGAGGCAGAAGCTATGTGAAAAAGATGGAcagtaatttttttcatgaagCTCAAAATCTCTTTGGATGGGGAGAggtaggtagggagggagggagagagagagagagatagagagagagagagagagaagaaacaagggA
It includes:
- the LOC133749916 gene encoding olfactory receptor 2Z1-like; the encoded protein is MGESNHSVSSGFSLVGLFGHTGPHLILFSLVAAMFTMGLLGNTILLFLICTDSRLHTPMYFLLSQLSLLDVGFPLVTIPKMAANFLQGRSSISFGGCAAQMFFLMLMGVSEGVLLSLMSYDRYVAVCHPLRYPVLMRRRVCLFMVGTSWLSGVLVASIQTAITLQFPYCASRTVDHFFCELPALLKLACADISDYQLSLSISGVLILLLPSSLIATSYGLVLRAVLQMHSTEARHKAFTTCSSHITVVGLFYGAAVFMYMVPGAYHTPQRDNVVSLFYSLITPTLNPLIYSLRNREVRMALVKVLGRADLRSKR